In Aethina tumida isolate Nest 87 chromosome 2, icAetTumi1.1, whole genome shotgun sequence, the DNA window ttgatacataatttgaaattgaatatgagtgataaaaaaaaattcacgtTGCGTTTCGATTCGATTCTTAAATGTAAACCATCTTAGACCTCAGAAAGTCGGTTTGCAGAATGGCCACAGTGTTTCCCAATTCATTTTACaatcacaaaattgtatttatttcattatatggAACATGAAAttgcaataacaatttttaaatttaaaatacttgataataaatgttatattataatgaaaaacctaaaacattaaacCATATGTAGGGATTCTCTTCCTTcgctacatataaaattcacttTTTCCCTTGTTGTTTAAggaaaattattcttatacGCGTTTCTTCGTTTAGATTCATATTTCTCTTCGCAATAACAATTCACATTGAATCGACAATacatttgggaatctcatctTACGATATGGTGTGGAGTAGGCACTGCACATTAATACAGAATGTGACCGTAACCGCCTGACGTCAatgaagtggcagaccacttatgcaTGCGAtggtacgtttgttgtaataaagcgtatttttgtgaatgtgttttaatcaaactaaaacgACGGATTAACATATTGTTTggttcattcttaatttatctagTATTTTGCAATGTGCAGTGCTTCAAAGAAGACATTCTTCTGAATATTTTGACgctataattgtatttatggAACATGGCAATCTGAGTCAACAACATATAGTCCAAATGTAAGTTGTTTCACAAAGAATAATAAACATCGTTGGAATAATTATCAGCAAACTGGTAATGCAAATATACACTACCACTCCAAAGTAAAgcaacaaacatatttttaattaaaacatatgcAAATAGAATGTTATCAAGGAACCAATTGTTGTAGcttataactttattaatatcacagttgaatttaaatataatccgtttttatatatttttttatttactgaacAATCAAAACTAAACACTGTTAtagatcatttaattttagtttgtttttagTCCTTTATGAATACGGTGGTTAGTAATACTAAGTAAAGTGAGATAAAAATGCCTGCAGGACGTgatcttaaaaatcttatttttttaagtacaaATCGCggcttaaacaaattataattacgtcgCAAGTAATTTTAAACCGAAGTATTGTATTAAGTCCAATTCGAACTAACACCAGAAGAACTGTATCAACACTTTCTAAAGCTGGACGTCTGAGAAAACCCAACAATACTGACAAGCAGAGGATTGTAAAAGTATCCAAAAGAGACCCGAATAAAACTGTCGAAGATCTTAAgactaaatattcatattacttCTGTCAGTACCATAAGACATAGGCTAaggcaaaataatttacataaaagaagGCCCGCCAAAAAATCCTTCATTTCAAGAACAAATAAAGCTAAACTCCAGCTAGCAGGGACtgatctgaaaaaaaaatggaaaatcgTATTGTTCTCTAATGaaagtaaattcaatttattttcatcaaaGTTCACCAAGGGCACcatcagtaaaaataaatggaataatggataggttttaatatttacacatcCTTATCAATTGCCAAAGTTGTAAAAGACTTTTTTGCTTTCAATTATGTATATCTAGTGATCAGCCCAAAGTACCGATCAAAACCCAAAGAAAATCTATGGGacataataaatcttaaaaagagGAAAGCtcactattaatattatttgaaattcagTTTCTAAGCAAGAATATAATAACCTTGTTTCTTCCGTTAAAAGATGTCTCTAAAtactaatagaaaatattaagtatagtAACAATTCCATATAAAAGgtaagtataaatattgttttaaatttcatgtactaatttaaatatatttaataaatgtatttagaatttttgttgttttatttacatatgacTAGAACTGATAAGGTGTTGGGCGACAATGAGCTACGACTAGAAAACATGGCTTGTTCATGATTATGTCTGCTGGACAAAAGCACACATTAGCTACATCCCCGGCATCGTGTAGACTTTGGCATAACTTTATAGTTATTCAGATTTATATCCGTCTACTATCAGGAGAAGTTGGTCTTAGAGCTAAAAGACGTTTTCGATACATTTCGTTAAACAAGAAGCTTTTAAGTTGTCGGAAAAACATGAATGGTGTAATTGTTCAAAGAAGGGTGTATGTACATCCAAATAGTCATATCTGGATGTTATGAGCAAAACAGTTCCAACCGTTGCTTTTCAAGGACACGCACGTTGGTCATATTATACTGAGAAACGACAATCTCACGAATTTGTTATACAACCAaccattattatttgaaaaaaaattaaaataaataatactgaaatatcttaaagatgactgtgttaatcaaaattaattttaagcacaCCTTTTTTTTCTAAGTtacgaaaaaatataaaaggtttactagttttaaaaaatattcagtggtgtAGAAAATAGAGAGGGTTGTAGTTTCTTAAAGGGAAATTCTAGAAGCCTCTCTTAAGAAAATACAGTCccccaaaatttcaaaaattgttttgtacttatattttattaatctagtcgaatcgtgtttaaatttggtttcGATAATGACACAGTAGCGTACAATCTGTGGAGTGCTTCTCTTTTTCTCATCCATTTTTTCatgccactgaatattttttacaactattaagcttttcaaattcattacacaattttgataaaagaaggttccttaattaatattgattatcaattttaagaaaattaaaatgaacaatacttctgaaatatctcgaaaacggctgtgataatcaaaattaatcaagagaacattttttcttccaaattgtgtaaataatatgaaaagattaatagtttttaaaaatgtacagtGCTAGAATGAGAAAATAAGGAGAACCTGTCACTGTAACaatatgaacaaattttagaaCATTGAACAATACTGGACTGGATCAAAGGtcacaaaaatataagaaataaacaatttttgatatttaaatttgaccaGCTGTATTTTTTCCATGAGAAactttggaaaaatattatttagattttcttcattattgtacTTTATAACTGCCCCCAAATTTTGATTACCATTTGCATATTGTACCATTATCCAGTTTCTAGTTAATGTGCTGGAGTGTTTTGTAATTCAAGGCTTTGGAAGTGTAGTTACTCacaatctttaattttctctAACGAACTTCTTCGAATCTTCTCATGTATTTTGGTCATACAGGAATGTGCTGTATGGAGTATAAAAACTTAACCAGCACctaaaatattggaaacatTTAGGTAAATtgcgttttaatattttattaacggaAGCAAGGGGAAAAGTTAGGATCTAAAAGACGTTGGAACAAataccattaaattataattagtttcatATTACAGTCATTTGAATTATTGTGTTGTAAACAGATATAAGAAacttgaaatgtttttatgtagcaaaagtataaaaataaacttttatgatcttgtgttaaatttacttaaaactgATAAGAGGAATAAATATATCATGTTGATTTTGCATCTACTTacctacatttaattttaatttgtaaaatatgaagGGTTTAAATGACAAAGcacaaacattataaatattatattttcatttaatttcatataattattattaagtatgtAAGCAattggttaaattattttaaaaaaatatgtgcattaaatcaataaaagtgTTGGCATGATATGGAATTTGAACATGTGAAAAGTTTTCACCGGAAACCTGCACAAATATTGTTCTAACCTTGATATTCACCAAGGAACGCGTGACATTCCGGGCATTCGTGTCTTTTAGACATACACGAATCTACACAGTATGGAATGCAACAACATAACCAACACCTAAAATAAAAGAGGCATTCGgacaaattagtttttaatgttcCCATAATATTACTTACCCAGCAAGACAACACAAGAATGCGAATAAATGTGTCTTCGTATTGGCCTGCGTGGTCACCGTTGTTCTGATATGGGCACGACAGTTGTGACATATTGTGTTAGAAGGGTCAGGCCCAAGGGGCGGCGGAATAAATGCtatcaaatttacaattattatggTATTACGGGCATATATCGTTTTCCTTTAAAACTTACCTTGAGTTGCTTGCATTGGTGGCGATTCTGGTGGCAGAGACGGATATGCCGGATATGGCGGTGGATTACCTTTCTCCATTGTTTCTGAaatcaaataacaaatatttgtttatacatatatatttacaaatgtcTTGTTAGAGGAGaaacttttttaacattttaaatacttagtAATCGCCATTTTCAACAGATTTCAGACAAACAGTGGTGGATTTGtttcaatgttaaaaaactaaaacgaGCATTGCCaagtctttaaatattaatcagaacaactacaaaaatattaataaaatgtttttatagaaatgGATGCATGTAATTGCTTTGCTATTTGTCGAAAAATGCCTGGAAatcaaatttctaattttgataGAGCAAGTATAATTACCTTACATCAACACGGTTGGATAAATCTCCGAATTTCAATGACACTTGCCATATCTAGATCATCTGTATCAATTCAAGACGAATGGGTTAACATTTCGCAAGAAGACatcaataacttaattttttcaattcacTGCTTTAGAACAAAGGAAAATACAGAGAGTACTAAAGTATCTATTGTGTACATTATTTTGCAAATTTcactaaactatttttttggttatagcctctttttatttttctttctaccAGTATTACACCAAACCAAACAAATGAATATGCTAAAAacctttgtaataataattatttctaaaaatattaaggggTACAAGAATATTAACGGTGTGGGTATAATACTCGTGGTGACGTTAAAGCTGCTTGAAAAAGACAGGTCCCGAAAAACAAACCCATCACTAGACAGAGCTGctttaaaaatttccaaaaagcATCCACGAAAAAAGGTCTCGTCAAAGAAATGAGCAAGAACAAATATGCAATgaacaatgaaaaaatttgcaaGAATCACCGACTAAAAACCTTTTAATTGAACAGTTGAGAAATATCTACTGGTGGTAGATGATATGTAAGACCATCACCAACTGGACAAAGAAAGATTCAAGATTAAAATACCCACTTTCCGCTGTAAAAATCCGTAGTGGTAGTATAATGGACCGTTTCTAGTATAAAATCATACTAAAGAGCACAACGTTACCATTAAGATGGATTTATAAACAAGACAATGATCCGAAGCTAGTGAAAATGTGGTTTCATGATCAAAACATATCGGTACTCAAATAACTTTCTCGGTACCCAGTTATGAATCCCATTGTGCATTATGAGCCTCTTTAGATTGTACCTCATAATGacacatattaatataaaaaatatcaaagaattGTTTGACATCGTGTAAACAGAATGGGCTCAAAAACCGGTTGTTTCCATTGCAAGAAGATGCCAAGCAGTGTTGGTGtgccataaaatattaaattaaataattgtgttcatattttttttacaaaattaatttttcatattttttttcaaaccaaaaaataaattaaatctataaaataacacaattccattaatttaccttaaactttattattgaatttgtcTACAAAAAGATTAATTGATTGTCACTCattgaaatattagaaaataatttgtctaaatggataatttagttttattcgatattttgaaaattcataTAACATTGGTGAATGTAACAATAAGTTCTGTGGAGTTTCTACACCTCCGAATGCCAAATCACACTATTTCACTAATTGGCATGATCAAAAATTCttagtacattttaaataactggAAATagatattatgttaatttggtTAACTTTGTTTATGTgagtaaaatcaaatattgatgATCTCAAACCTTTGTGGATATACTATTTATAAGTGAACATACAGCATACAATATACATGTTAGCTTACGTTATcatcttcaccgatggaccgatgcgacgtgctcacatctatttatactattttgttttataagcaaatttgaagtatttgtttacatttaataatcgggacagttcttaagaaagaacaaGGCAGttaagctttagatgtcgagagtttaagtacgtttgttgtaataaggcgtatgtattattgtgaatttagtgttttaatcaaactaaaaagatagattaacagtcgctaatctatcatacaTAAGTAAAAGCccgatttaatgaaattattattcaaattaaatataataataattatattttaataaagttataattattattataattataaagttataattattattataattcctgttcaacatattaattaatacatttatcttttatgcataaattaattaaatacaaattcgtaaaaaatataatacgcAATAGATGTTACATAGTTATTGcaatagattataaaatttatactaacggaaataacaaaaaatatttcaattatatcataagtattttataattatcataattattgtgATAACATTACAGTAaactttaattgattttcacGTTGCGTAGTGAAATCACCCTTTACTACATACACATATTGATTTATAAGTCTGACATTCTGAACATTGATATGAGTCAATTTTAAACCGAAAGTGAACACGTCGGCAAAagcaaaattatcaatatttttagtatcaaGGCAAAATGTTTAACAGGAAGTTGAACAATAAAAGAGtgatatgtatataaattcaaCTAGTTCAATTCATTATTGTGTAAAGTACATTGGAGTGCCAATCTCTTTTA includes these proteins:
- the LOC109600738 gene encoding lipopolysaccharide-induced tumor necrosis factor-alpha factor-like — its product is MEKGNPPPYPAYPSLPPESPPMQATQAFIPPPLGPDPSNTICHNCRAHIRTTVTTQANTKTHLFAFLCCLAGCWLCCCIPYCVDSCMSKRHECPECHAFLGEYQG